The region TAGAGCCCGAGACACCCTTTCTGCATCACACCGTATTGCGCTAATCGACGAACGGGGCTCACCGCCCAGCTTTCGCCGGTATGCTTGCACACGTCTAGTACGGGCATCTGCCCGATTTCCTCTGTCACTGCTCCTCGCTTTTCATGGAGTGAAGCATGCTCAAGCCCTGCTTTTTTCTGATCGCTGCCCTTGCGGCCAGCCCCTTTGCGCAAGCGCAGATTTTTCAGCGCGAGTTAGGCGATTTCGACCTGAAATTGGGCACCACACCAAGCCGCAGCATGGCCCAGGGTCTGGTCAAACCCACCTCGCCCGGTAGCGATTCGTTCCACGGCGGGTTGGACCTGAGCCACAACAGCGGCGTGTATTTCGGCCAATTCTCACCGAACATGGGGCTGTCATCAGCCAACAACCTCGAAGTCGATTCCTACATGGGCTTCAAACACCCCTTCGACCAAACCCTGGGCTATGAAGTGGGCATGATCCACTACAGCTACCCCAAGCTCAGCCCTCTGGACAGCCAGGAGTTCTATGGCGGCCTGAACCTGCTGGGCAATCGCTTCGGCGCCTCCTTCAGTAACGACCCAGACCGCCAGGACAGCACGCTCTTTGCCGATCTCGGCGGTACGCAACCCTTCGGCATCGGCGTCAGCATGAAGTACACCACTCATCAACTGGGCACCCCGGCGTCGGTGGAGGGTGGCTCCATCAGCAGCTTCAGCGACTGGTCGGTACAATTCTCCCGCGCCTGGAAGGGTGTCGACTTGGACTTGATCTACAGCGACTCCAGCCTCAGCGGCGGAAGCTGCTCAGCCTACTCAGGACACAATTCGCAATGCGATGGCCTGTTGACCTTGAAGGCTGTGCGGTCGTTTTATTGATGGGCTGAACTGTCGCGCACCGCGCAGGTTCACATGCACTAACCCCATCTGCGCAAGGACCTGCCCATGCTGCGTCGGCTCAAACTTCTGGTGGTACTGCTGACCTTGAGCCTGGTACTCGCCGGCTGCAATCGTGTAGGCCTCGCCTACCGCAACCTGGACGTGATTATCCCCTGGACCCTCAGCGACTACCTGGACATGCATGCCGGGCAGAAGAGCTGGTTCAACGACACACTCAAGCAACACCTGGCCTGGCACTGCACCACGCAATTGCCAGGCTACCTGGACTGGCTTGATCGCCTGCAACAGATGGTCGACAACAACCAGGTCACCGATGCCGCGCTACAGGCCCGTACCGTCGAAGCCAAAGAAGCGATTGCTGAAGTGGCGCGGCAAATCACGCCGTCAGCGATCGAATTGCTCAAAGGCCTGGATGATCAACAGGTCAAGGACATGAACGACGCCCTGGCCAAGGACCTGCGCAAACGCCAGGACGAATACCTCAAGCCGCCACTGGAACAGCAGATCAAGGAACGCGCCCAGCGCATGAGCAAACGCCTTGACGCGTGGATGGGCCCGCTCAGCGCCAGCCAGCAAAACCGCGTCACCGCCTGGTCGATTGCGCTGGGTGAGCAAAATGAGCAGTGGATCGGCAACCGCGCCCGCTGGCAGGCGCAATTTATCGCCGCGGTGCAGCAACGCCAGAGCGCCGACTTCCCACAGAAAATTGAGCAATTGCTGGTGGATCGAGAGAGCCTCTGGCCCCCGGAATACCGGGTCGCCTATGCCCAGACTGAAGCAGCGGCACGCAGCCTGATTGTGGATTTGATGGCTGAAAGCACCGTGCAGCAACGGCTTAAGCTGACACAGAAGATCGATAGCGTACGCAACGATTTCAAGGCACTCAAATGCCTCAAGGCTACCGCCATTTAAAATGTGGGCTTGCTCGCGAAGGCCGTTGTTCAGTCGATCTATCGTGTGACTGATTCACCGCATTCGCGAGCAAGCCCGCTCCCACATGGGCCTGCGTAGTGCCTTTAAGCAATCTGCGCCTTCGAAGCTACTTCATCAAACGTCGCCGGCTCCAGCGCATCCGCCTGCTCATCCAACACCTGACGCGGGTGGTCATTGCCCGGAATCGAACTGTCGATCAGCGCCAGCAGTTGCGCACCTCGCGCAGTCAAAATGAAGTTCTCACCGTTGCCGCCCTCTTCCTCGGGGCGCGATTCAATGAACTCACGCTTGAACAACAACGCCTCATAGTCGGCAGCGGTCTTTTTAAGCGTGTCCAGATTGCCGGTGGACTCGCCTGCAGTCGCCTTATCGGCAGCCTCCTGCTCGGCATATTTGCGCGGTGCAAAGCTGCCCTCGCCATTCTGCACTTCATGCAGCAGACGTTCGATCAAATCCCAGTTGTAAGTCGTCATCCTGATTCCTCCTGCAGGCCGTTGGAAAAGTAGCCCGTCTAAAGGTGTGACATGCCCCGTGACTGGCCGTTCAGCCGAATGGACGGGCGTCATTTCTCTGAACTTTCCAGACGTTCGCCCCCTCAACTGAACACCACTGCCAAGGACGTCCGACCATGAAAACCCTGAAGAACCTGGCCATCGCCGCCACGTTGATGACCGCCCTGCCCGTTTGGGCGTGCACACCGGAAGAGGCCACGGCGAAACGCGAGCAACTGGCACAGGAAGTGACCAAGCTCACGAAGCAAAACCCCACCAAGGCCAAAGAAATAAATGCAGAGCTGCAGAAAATGGATATGGACACGACCGCTGCCGATTTACCCGACAAATGCCAATTGATCGATCAACGCCTGAAAGACCTCGACGAAGCCGCCGCCAAGACAAAAAACTGAAGGCATAAAAAAACCGGACATCGTCCGGTTTTTTCATATCAACGCAACCTTACTCGGCAGCAGGCGCTTCTGGCTTGCGACGCTTGAGCGGCGCCATGCCGTCCTTGCTGACGAGCGACAGGTTGTCGGTCTTCGGCCGATTGGCGATCTTGCGCTTGGTCGGCGACTTGGCGCCGGCCTTTTTCTTGTCGCCCTTGGCATCGACTTTTTTCTTCTTCACGCCGACGGCTTTGCCCGACGCCTTGACCTTCTTCGGCCCGGTGTAAGTGCCTTTGACTTCCTTGATGGTGCGGCGCTCGAACGACTGCTTGAGGTAGCGTTCGATGCTCGACATCAGGTTCCAGTCGCCGTGACAGATCAGCGAGATCGCCAGGCCATTGTTGCCGGCACGCCCGGTACGGCCGATACGGTGCACGTATTCGTCGCCGCTGCGTGGCATATCGAAGTTGATGACCATGTCCAGGCCATCCACGTCCAGGCCGCGGGCAGCAACGTCGGTGGCCACCAGGATTTTCACGCCGCCGGCCTTGAGACGGTCGATGGCCAGCTTGCGATCCTTCTGGTCTTTCTCACCGTGCAGCACGAATGCCTTGTAGTCCTGCGCGACCAAGCGACCGTAGATACGGTCGGCAGCGGCGCGGGTATTGGTGAATACGATGGCTTTTTGATAGGTCTCGTTGGCCAGCAGCCAGTTGAGGATCTGTTCTTTGTGCACATTGTGGTCGGCCATGACGATCTGCTGGCGCGTGGTCGCGTTCAGATCGCTGACGTTGTTGACCTGCAAGTGCTCAGGATTGTTCAGGACCTTGGCAACCATGTCGCGCAGGGTCGAACCGCCGGTGGTGGCGGAAAAGAGCATGGTCTGCTGGCGATTGACGCACTCGGCCACCAGGCGTTGCACATCGTCGGCAAAGCCCATGTCGAGCATGCGGTCGGCTTCGTCGAGTACCAGTACTTCGACTTCCTTGAGGTCAAGGTTGCCGGCATTGAGTTGCTCGATCATGCGGCCTGGGGTGCCGATCAGAATATCTGGCACTTTGCGCAGCATCGCGGCCTGGACCTTGAAGTCTTCGCCGCCGGTGATCAGGCCGGACTTGATGAAGGTGAACTGCGAGAAGCGCTCCACTTCCTTCAAGGTCTGTTGGGCCAGCTCACGGGTCGGCAGCAGGATCAGGGTCTTGATGCTGACACGGACTTTGGCCGGGCCAATCAGGCGGTTCAGAATCGGCAGGACGAAAGCGGCAGTCTTGCCACTCCCGGTTTGAGCCGTCACCCGCAGGTCACGCCCTTCGAGCGCGAGCGGGATGGCCGCTGCTTGCACAGGCGTAGGCTCGACAAATTTAAGCTCGGCCACGGCTTTGAGCAGGCGTTCGTGCAGGGCGAATTGGGAAAACACGGGTGCTACCTCGAAGAAATACAAAATATCAGCTGCATAGGGTAACGGTTTCGGGCGTCCAAACCGAGTTTCTTTACGCGAACAGCGCGAATCAGCTGCTTTTTTGTTAAGACATTTGTCCGTAAAACCAACTTTGTTGCACTTAAATGCTCTAATCGGCCCGTGTTGTCTTACAGAAGAATCGGTTTCACCCATGGATATCAAACAGTTCTGGCTCAACCTCCAAGACCTTTGGGGCGCCCTCGACCAACACCCGTTGCTGCATTCCGGCCTGGGTCTGCTGGTTTTGCTGGTGGTGGCCCTGCTGCTCGGACGGGTAGCGCGGTACCTCATTCTCCACACCGTCAAATTACTCGGCCGACAGCCGGCGCTGCATTGGCTCAATGACCTGCGGCACAACAAAGTCTTTCATCGCCTGGCGCAGATGACGCCGTCCCTGGTGATTCAGTTCGGCCTTTACCTGGTGCCGGGACTGAGCAAAACCGCCACGTTGTTTATCGGCAATGTGGCGCTGGCGTTCACCATCCTGTTCATGACGCTGGCGGTAAGCGCCCTGCTCAACGCCTTGCTGGATATCTACGCACGCACCGAGCATGCCCGCACCCGCTCGATCAAGGGCTATGTGCAACTGACGAAAATGGTGCTGTTCGTGTTTGCCGCGATCATCATCGTCGCCACCCTGATCGACCGCTCGCCGTTGTTGCTGCTGTCCGGTTTGGGTGCGATGTCGGCGGTGATTTTGTTGGTCTACAAAGACACCCTGCTGTCATTCGTCGCCAGCGTGCAACTGACCAGCAACGACATGCTGCGGGTCGGCGACTGGATCGAAATGCCGCAGGTCGGCGCCGACGGTGACGTGGTGGACATCACCCTGCACACGGTGAAGGTGCAGAACTTCGACAAGACCATCGTCTCCATCCCGACCTGGCGCCTGATGTCCGAGTCGTTCAAGAACTGGCGCGGCATGCAGGCGTCCGGCGGGCGCCGCATCAAGCGCAGCCTGTATATCGACGCCAGCGGCGTGCGGTTCCTGCGCGACGATGAAGAAGCCCGCATGACCCAGGTGCACCTGCTCACTGACTACATCAGCCGCAAGCAGGCCGAACTCAAGGCCTGGAATGAAGCCCAAGGCAACAGCGCGCAACTGTCGGCCAACCGCCGCCGCATGACTAACCTCGGCACTTTCCGCGCGTATGCCCTGGCGTATCTGAAAAGCCACCCGGACATCCAGCCGAACATGACCTGCATGGTGCGCCAGATGCAAACCACCGCCCAAGGCGTGCCGCTGGAAATCTACTGCTTCACCCGCACCACGGCGTGGGCGGATTACGAGCGTATCCAGGGGGATATTTTTGATTATCTGCTGGCGGTGTTGCCGGAGTTCGGCTTGAGCGTGTATCAGCAGCCGAGCGGCAATGATTTACGCGCAGGTGTTTTGCCCGCGGTGTTGGGGGCCAGTCATTTGCCCGCACTCGAACGCAGCGCTGTATAACGCCACCCTTCTCCTGTGGGAGCGGGATTGCCCGCTCACACAGGCGGTCAGCGGTGGATCGCTTCCTTGCGTACACCCAACCGACTGATCCACACCGCCCCCAGAATCACCAAGCCACCCAACGCCAAGCGACCCAGCGGCTCGTGCTGGTTCCAGATCAGCAGGTTCAGCAACAGCCCCACCGGCACATGCAGGTTGTTCATGACCGCCAGGGTGCCACCATTGACCAGGCAAGCGCCCTTGTTCCACCAGTACATACCCAGCGCGGTGCTGACCAACCCGAGAAACACCAGCACGCCCCATTGCAGTGGCGCTTGCGGCAGGAAGTCGGCTTTGCCGAACAGCAGGAATGCCGGCAACACCACGATCAATGCGCCCAGGTAGAAGTAGCCAAACCGCCGATAATGCGGCAAATCACTCGGATAACGCGCCACCAGATGCTTGTACATCACCTGCCCGGCGGCATAGGTGAAGTTGGCCAGTTGCAGCAGCAAGAAGCCGCCAAGGAAGTGCGGGGTGATCTGGTCGAAACGGATCACGGCCGCGCCGCCCACCGCCACCAGTGCAGCGACCAGCGCCCAAGGATTGAAGCGTCGATTGAGGGCATCTTCGATCAGCGTCACGTGCAATGGCGTGAGGATGGTGAACAGCAACACCTCCGGCACCGTGAGCACGCGAAAGCTCAGGTACAGGCACACATAGGTCACGCCGAACTGCAGCGCGCCAATCACCAGC is a window of Pseudomonas antarctica DNA encoding:
- a CDS encoding TorF family putative porin, encoding MLKPCFFLIAALAASPFAQAQIFQRELGDFDLKLGTTPSRSMAQGLVKPTSPGSDSFHGGLDLSHNSGVYFGQFSPNMGLSSANNLEVDSYMGFKHPFDQTLGYEVGMIHYSYPKLSPLDSQEFYGGLNLLGNRFGASFSNDPDRQDSTLFADLGGTQPFGIGVSMKYTTHQLGTPASVEGGSISSFSDWSVQFSRAWKGVDLDLIYSDSSLSGGSCSAYSGHNSQCDGLLTLKAVRSFY
- a CDS encoding DUF6279 family lipoprotein, coding for MLRRLKLLVVLLTLSLVLAGCNRVGLAYRNLDVIIPWTLSDYLDMHAGQKSWFNDTLKQHLAWHCTTQLPGYLDWLDRLQQMVDNNQVTDAALQARTVEAKEAIAEVARQITPSAIELLKGLDDQQVKDMNDALAKDLRKRQDEYLKPPLEQQIKERAQRMSKRLDAWMGPLSASQQNRVTAWSIALGEQNEQWIGNRARWQAQFIAAVQQRQSADFPQKIEQLLVDRESLWPPEYRVAYAQTEAAARSLIVDLMAESTVQQRLKLTQKIDSVRNDFKALKCLKATAI
- a CDS encoding DEAD/DEAH box helicase — protein: MFSQFALHERLLKAVAELKFVEPTPVQAAAIPLALEGRDLRVTAQTGSGKTAAFVLPILNRLIGPAKVRVSIKTLILLPTRELAQQTLKEVERFSQFTFIKSGLITGGEDFKVQAAMLRKVPDILIGTPGRMIEQLNAGNLDLKEVEVLVLDEADRMLDMGFADDVQRLVAECVNRQQTMLFSATTGGSTLRDMVAKVLNNPEHLQVNNVSDLNATTRQQIVMADHNVHKEQILNWLLANETYQKAIVFTNTRAAADRIYGRLVAQDYKAFVLHGEKDQKDRKLAIDRLKAGGVKILVATDVAARGLDVDGLDMVINFDMPRSGDEYVHRIGRTGRAGNNGLAISLICHGDWNLMSSIERYLKQSFERRTIKEVKGTYTGPKKVKASGKAVGVKKKKVDAKGDKKKAGAKSPTKRKIANRPKTDNLSLVSKDGMAPLKRRKPEAPAAE
- a CDS encoding mechanosensitive ion channel family protein, translated to MDIKQFWLNLQDLWGALDQHPLLHSGLGLLVLLVVALLLGRVARYLILHTVKLLGRQPALHWLNDLRHNKVFHRLAQMTPSLVIQFGLYLVPGLSKTATLFIGNVALAFTILFMTLAVSALLNALLDIYARTEHARTRSIKGYVQLTKMVLFVFAAIIIVATLIDRSPLLLLSGLGAMSAVILLVYKDTLLSFVASVQLTSNDMLRVGDWIEMPQVGADGDVVDITLHTVKVQNFDKTIVSIPTWRLMSESFKNWRGMQASGGRRIKRSLYIDASGVRFLRDDEEARMTQVHLLTDYISRKQAELKAWNEAQGNSAQLSANRRRMTNLGTFRAYALAYLKSHPDIQPNMTCMVRQMQTTAQGVPLEIYCFTRTTAWADYERIQGDIFDYLLAVLPEFGLSVYQQPSGNDLRAGVLPAVLGASHLPALERSAV
- a CDS encoding carboxylate/amino acid/amine transporter, coding for MGYLLVVTLIQAFSFSLIGEYLAGHVDSYFAVLVRVVLAGLVFIPLTRWRSVEPRFMRGMLVIGALQFGVTYVCLYLSFRVLTVPEVLLFTILTPLHVTLIEDALNRRFNPWALVAALVAVGGAAVIRFDQITPHFLGGFLLLQLANFTYAAGQVMYKHLVARYPSDLPHYRRFGYFYLGALIVVLPAFLLFGKADFLPQAPLQWGVLVFLGLVSTALGMYWWNKGACLVNGGTLAVMNNLHVPVGLLLNLLIWNQHEPLGRLALGGLVILGAVWISRLGVRKEAIHR